In a single window of the Candidatus Poribacteria bacterium genome:
- a CDS encoding VWA domain-containing protein, producing MTFVKQGLVSKQHQKGWICCLLVVGLLLCTLQASAQIRPPRRKHRILVDPGAKKEKDVLKADIGASLKDIAKRATQHAQNPSVDVVFVVDGSRQMLGHLADLEKRFVDMLTVIETKTMDYRFALVNFHSVYEEPRVNFHQWTFDYLNIENAFRDMRVESGNNIESGYGLDAVVKGLNELEFREDAITQFVVVTNARLRTSWTEAKAKSKISQQIIDLCRRNGVQLNCIGMSERVQAELTDETNGMWYPIDSKQRRMDGQRIRSGGTIADKALLRIDGLFKRIAENLVASNPGKVDVVFVFDYSLSMQTKTDPACDGLDLMVSVFNTAGLDYRFGIIRFWAAVGGGESTIVVTKPPLEPEQVKSLFRLPKNGDEHLLDAVIEGVPKLRTEEGRDLVLIIVTDEPTSKRAEKGYTAGKAISVCRGAFARVYVIGGVTSMRSNSIGDNFQRQVAQVTKGEHYIMPGALARQGIGADERR from the coding sequence ATGACTTTTGTTAAGCAAGGTTTAGTTTCCAAGCAGCACCAAAAAGGCTGGATATGCTGCTTGCTTGTAGTGGGGCTGTTGCTATGCACATTGCAAGCATCGGCACAGATTCGTCCGCCTCGACGGAAACACAGGATTCTGGTAGATCCGGGGGCGAAAAAAGAAAAAGATGTGCTCAAAGCAGATATAGGCGCAAGCCTCAAGGACATCGCAAAACGCGCAACGCAGCACGCTCAAAACCCGAGTGTGGATGTCGTATTCGTCGTTGACGGTAGCAGACAGATGTTGGGACATCTCGCCGACCTTGAAAAGAGGTTCGTTGACATGCTCACCGTTATAGAGACGAAAACGATGGACTACAGATTCGCGTTGGTGAATTTTCATTCCGTATACGAAGAACCACGCGTCAATTTCCATCAATGGACATTCGACTATCTCAATATTGAAAATGCATTCCGGGATATGCGAGTCGAATCCGGAAACAACATTGAATCTGGGTATGGACTCGACGCTGTGGTAAAAGGCTTGAACGAGTTAGAGTTCCGAGAAGACGCAATAACACAGTTCGTTGTGGTGACCAACGCTCGGCTACGCACTTCATGGACAGAAGCGAAGGCGAAAAGTAAAATTAGCCAACAGATTATCGACCTGTGTCGCAGAAATGGGGTCCAACTCAACTGTATCGGTATGAGCGAAAGGGTTCAAGCGGAACTTACGGATGAAACCAACGGTATGTGGTACCCAATTGATTCAAAACAACGACGGATGGACGGACAGCGCATTCGGAGCGGTGGGACAATCGCAGACAAAGCCCTCCTCAGGATCGATGGCTTGTTTAAACGGATTGCCGAGAATCTGGTTGCGAGTAACCCCGGTAAAGTGGACGTTGTGTTCGTTTTCGATTACAGTCTGAGTATGCAAACCAAGACGGATCCGGCATGTGATGGTTTGGATCTCATGGTTTCCGTGTTCAACACAGCCGGATTAGATTACCGATTTGGGATTATCCGGTTTTGGGCGGCAGTCGGCGGCGGGGAAAGCACGATTGTTGTGACCAAACCGCCATTGGAACCTGAGCAAGTAAAATCACTATTTCGCCTCCCAAAAAATGGCGATGAGCATCTATTGGATGCTGTTATTGAAGGCGTGCCAAAACTTCGCACCGAAGAAGGGCGTGATCTCGTCCTCATCATCGTCACTGATGAACCAACAAGCAAACGAGCAGAAAAAGGATATACCGCAGGCAAAGCAATTTCAGTATGTCGAGGTGCGTTTGCTCGGGTTTACGTCATCGGCGGGGTTACCTCCATGCGAAGCAACTCCATCGGAGATAATTTCCAACGGCAGGTCGCTCAGGTAACCAAAGGTGAACACTATATTATGCCGGGGGCATTGGCAAGGCAGGGCATTGGGGCTGATGAGCGGAGGTAA
- the msrP gene encoding protein-methionine-sulfoxide reductase catalytic subunit MsrP, which yields MAYIKIPKGWEIPENQATSESDYTNRRKFIKDLGIAGAGALLFSSSNACAQNKGVEKQLEPFRAQKLDAENNANFTVTRQITDEIIAATYNNYYEFTNRKDIVWKKVDKFRTRPWEVEISGLVEKPMTLDVDDLIKQMPLEERIYRFRCVEAWAMVVPWIGFPMKALLDKVQPKAEAKYVRMLTFLDADMAPEQNDLRMPWPYFEGLTLAEAMNDLTLLTVGIYGHIMPPQHGAPIRLIVPWKYGFKSIKSIVSIELTDQKPRTFWNTLAPREYDFDANVNPNVPHPRWSQARERMIGTNERHPTKIYNGYGSYVAHLY from the coding sequence ATGGCGTATATTAAAATTCCGAAGGGATGGGAGATCCCTGAAAATCAAGCGACATCTGAGTCGGATTATACGAATCGCAGAAAATTCATCAAAGACTTGGGGATAGCAGGCGCGGGTGCGTTGCTCTTTTCGAGTTCAAATGCGTGCGCCCAGAATAAAGGGGTCGAAAAGCAGTTAGAACCTTTCCGTGCGCAAAAACTTGATGCTGAAAATAATGCGAACTTCACTGTAACTCGACAAATAACCGATGAAATTATTGCTGCTACTTACAACAATTACTATGAATTTACCAATAGAAAAGACATTGTTTGGAAGAAGGTGGATAAATTCAGAACACGCCCTTGGGAAGTTGAAATATCGGGATTGGTCGAAAAGCCGATGACCCTGGATGTGGACGATTTAATCAAGCAGATGCCGCTTGAAGAGCGTATCTACCGATTCCGGTGTGTTGAAGCCTGGGCGATGGTGGTGCCTTGGATCGGCTTTCCAATGAAAGCACTGCTTGACAAAGTTCAACCGAAGGCTGAAGCCAAATACGTTCGGATGCTCACATTTTTGGATGCCGACATGGCACCGGAACAAAATGATCTCCGTATGCCGTGGCCCTACTTTGAAGGATTAACGCTCGCCGAGGCAATGAACGATTTGACGCTACTCACTGTCGGCATCTATGGGCATATCATGCCGCCGCAGCACGGTGCACCCATTCGGCTGATCGTGCCTTGGAAATATGGATTTAAAAGTATCAAATCCATTGTGAGTATTGAGTTGACTGATCAGAAGCCGCGGACTTTTTGGAATACGCTCGCCCCGAGGGAATATGACTTTGACGCAAATGTCAACCCCAATGTGCCGCATCCTCGCTGGTCGCAAGCCCGCGAACGGATGATTGGCACGAACGAAAGACACCCAACGAAGATTTACAATGGCTATGGCAGTTATGTCGCGCACCTCTATTAA